In a single window of the Danio rerio strain Tuebingen ecotype United States chromosome 20, GRCz12tu, whole genome shotgun sequence genome:
- the cpsf3 gene encoding cleavage and polyadenylation specificity factor subunit 3 (The RefSeq protein has 1 substitution compared to this genomic sequence), giving the protein MATKRKADVPVPAEESDQLLIRPLGAGQEVGRSCIILEFKGRKIMVDCGIHPGLEGMDALPYIDLIDPAEIDLLLISHFHLDHCGALPWFLQKTSFKGRTFMTHATKAIYRWLLSDYVKVSNISADDMLYTETDLEESMDKIETINFHEVKEVAGIKFWCYHAGHVLGAAMFMIEIAGVKLLYTGDFSRQEDRHLMAAEIPSVKPDILITESTYGTHIHEKREEREARFCNTVHDIVNREGRCLIPVFALGRAQELLLILDEYWQNHPELHDIPIYYASSLAKKCMAVYQTYVNAMNDKIRKAININNPFVFKHISNLKSMDHFDDIGPSVVMASPGMMQSGLSRELFESWCTDKRNGVIIAGYCVEGTLAKHIMSEPEEITTMSGQKLPLKMSVDYISFSAHTDYQQTSEFIRALKPPHVILVHGEQNEMARLKAALIREYEDNDEVHIEVHNPRNTEAVTLNFRGEKLAKVMGSLADKKCSQGQRVSGILVKKNFSYHILSPSDLSNYTDLAMSTVKQTQAIPFTGPFPLLLSQLRHLTGDVEEIEMSEKSTVKVFNSITVIHENNLVVLEWFANPLNDMYADAVTTVVLEVQSNPKAQKALQPQEKKVDVNVFQNRLLKMFQDMFGEECVDFKDKNCLAVNVDEKTAFIDLETRTVEYEEPNPEDDSLREMLELAVQRLYEAINPVL; this is encoded by the exons ATGGCTACCAAACGTAAAGCCGATGTACCAGTGCCTGCGGAAGAGAGTGATCAGCTCCTCATCAGACCGCT AGGAGCTGGGCAGGAGGTTGGGAGGTCCTGTATCATCCTGGAGTTCAAAGGCCGCAAAATCATG CTGGACTGTGGCATCCACCCTGGACTGGAGGGCATGGATGCATTGCCTTACATTGATTTAATAGACCCAGCTGAGATTGACCTGCTGCTCATCAGCCA TTTTCACTTGGATCATTGTGGAGCTTTACCATGGTTTTTACAGAAGACAAGTTTCAAAGGGAGGACATTCATGACCCATGCCACCAAAGCCATCTACCGCTGGTTACTTTCAGACTATGTCAAAGTCAG CAATATCTCAGCTGACGACATGCTGTACACCGAGACTGATCTAGAAGAAAGCATGGACAAGATAGAAACCATCAACTTCCATGAAGTGAAAGAGGTGGCCGGCATCAAGTTTTGGTGTTATCATGCAGGGCATGTTTTGGGAGCAGCCATGTTCATGATTGAGATTGCAGGAGTGAAG CTGCTGTACACCGGTGATTTCTCACGCCAAGAAGACCGACATCTCATGGCTGCTGAGATTCCCAGCGTCAAACCAGACATTCTCATTACT GAGTCCACATATGGTACACACATCCATGAGAAGCGAGAGGAGAGAGAGGCTCGTTTCTGTAACACAGTCCATGACATAGTGAACCGTGAGGGCCGCTGCCTCATCCCCGTGTTTGCTTTGGGCCGAGCCCAGGAGCTGCTTCTCATTCTAG ATGAATACTGGCAGAATCATCCTGAGCTCCATGACATTCCTATTTACTATGCTTCGTCTCTGGCTAAGAAGTGCATGGCTGTGTATCAGACCTATGTGAATGCAATGAATGACAAGATCCGCAAGGCCATCAATATTAATAACCCTTTCGTCTTTAAGCATATCAGCAATCTCAAG AGCATGGACCATTTCGATGACATCGGCCCAAGTGTAGTGATGGCATCTCCAGGTATGATGCAGAGTGGCCTCTCCAGAGAGCTGTTTGAGAGCTGGTGCACAGACAAGAGGAACGGCGTCATCATAGCGGGTTACTGTGTGGAAGGAACACTCGCAAAG CATATCATGTCTGAGCCTGAGGAGATCACCACCATGTCTGGACAGAAGCTTCCGCTGAAGATGTCAGTGGATTACATCTCATTCTCTGCTCATACAGACTACCAGCAGACCAGCGAGTTCATCCGAGCTCTGAAACCTCCTCATGTG atTTTGGTTCATGGAGAGCAGAATGAAATGGCTCGGTTGAAGGCTGCGCTGATCCGAGAGTATGAGGACAATGATGAGGTTCACATTGAGGTGCACAATCCTCGAAACACAGAGGCCGTCACACTCAACTTCAGAGGAGAGAAACTGGCCAAG GTGATGGGCTCTCTTGCGGATAAGAAGTGTTCACAGGGTCAGAGAGTCTCCGGGATCCTGGTGAAAAAGAACTTCAGTTACCACATCCTCTCTCCTTCTGACCTCTCTA ATTACACTGATCTTGCCATGAGCACGGTGAAACAGACTCAAGCCATTCCCTTCACTGGCCCTTTTCCCTTGCTGTTGAGTCAGTTACGTCACCTGACAG GTGATGTAGAGGAGATTGAGATGTCAGAGAAGAGCACAGTGAAAGTCTTTAACAGCATCACAGTGATTCATGAGAACAACTTGGTGGTTTTGGAG TGGTTTGCCAATCCTCTGAATGACATGTACGCCGATGCCGTCACCACAGTGGTTCTGGAAGTGCAGTCAAACCCCAAAGCTCAGAAAG CTCTTCAGCCCCAAGAAAAGAAAGTGGATGTAAATGTTTTTCAGAATAGACTACTGAAAATGTTCCA AGACATGTTTGGAGAGGAGTGTGTCGACTTTAAAGACAAGAACTGTCTCGCCGTGAATGTAGATGAGAAGACGGCCTTCATTGACCTGGAAACAAGA ACGGTGGAGTATGAAGAGCCCAATCCTGAAGATGATTCTCTCAGAGAAATGCTGGAGCTCGCCGTACAGAGGCTGTATGAAGCCATAAACCCAGTGTTGTGA